A genome region from Mycobacterium sp. 3519A includes the following:
- a CDS encoding DUF6480 family protein gives MTAQPPDPDPARTPGLEPGGGVAPGATPPDSAQTSGLGEPKPRPRRRLTPATVVGLIAVAVLVLLFAAVAVGLLVEM, from the coding sequence ATGACCGCTCAACCACCGGATCCAGATCCGGCACGCACCCCCGGCCTCGAACCCGGCGGTGGCGTCGCACCCGGTGCGACTCCGCCCGACTCGGCGCAGACCTCCGGACTCGGCGAGCCTAAACCCCGGCCGAGGCGACGGCTGACACCCGCGACCGTGGTCGGGCTGATCGCCGTCGCGGTGCTGGTGCTGTTGTTCGCCGCCGTCGCCGTCGGACTGCTCGTCGAGATGTAG